A stretch of Bradyrhizobium sp. CCBAU 53338 DNA encodes these proteins:
- the carA gene encoding glutamine-hydrolyzing carbamoyl-phosphate synthase small subunit, which translates to MTQHENDTAWPDHKPTALLVLADGTVLEGFGLGAEGHAVGEVCFNTAMTGYEEILTDPSYAGQLITFTFPHIGNVGTNEEDIETVNMAATPGARGVILRTAITDPSNYRATKHLDAWLKARGIIGLSGIDTRALTALIRSKGMPNAVIAHSKTGEFDLHGLKEEAREWPGLEGMDLVPMVTSGQRFTWDETPWLWDKGFGQQDKPEFNVVAIDYGIKRNILRLLAGVGCKVTVVPATTSSQDILAMKPDGVFLSNGPGDPAATGKYAVPVIQDVIKSGTPTFGICLGHQMLGLAVGAKTKKMHQGHHGANHPVKDETTGKVEITSMNHGFAVDEKTLPKGATQTHISLFDGSNCGIQLDGKPVFSVQYHPEASPGPRDSHYLFQRFADLMRQKKSA; encoded by the coding sequence ATGACACAACATGAAAACGATACCGCCTGGCCGGACCATAAACCGACCGCGCTCCTCGTGCTTGCCGATGGCACGGTGCTCGAAGGCTTCGGTCTCGGCGCCGAGGGCCACGCCGTCGGAGAAGTCTGCTTCAACACCGCGATGACCGGCTACGAGGAGATCCTCACCGATCCCTCCTATGCCGGCCAGCTCATCACCTTCACTTTCCCGCATATCGGCAATGTCGGTACCAACGAGGAAGACATCGAGACGGTGAACATGGCGGCGACGCCGGGCGCGCGCGGCGTGATCCTGCGCACCGCGATCACCGATCCCTCGAATTACCGCGCCACCAAGCATCTCGACGCCTGGCTGAAGGCGCGCGGCATCATCGGCCTCTCCGGCATCGACACCCGCGCGCTGACCGCGCTGATCCGCAGCAAGGGCATGCCCAACGCCGTGATCGCGCATTCCAAGACCGGCGAGTTCGACCTGCATGGCCTGAAGGAAGAGGCGCGCGAATGGCCCGGCCTCGAGGGCATGGACCTCGTGCCGATGGTCACCTCCGGGCAGCGCTTCACCTGGGACGAGACGCCCTGGCTGTGGGACAAGGGTTTTGGCCAGCAGGACAAGCCTGAGTTCAACGTGGTCGCCATCGACTACGGCATCAAGCGCAACATCCTGCGCCTGCTCGCCGGCGTCGGCTGCAAGGTGACGGTGGTGCCGGCGACGACCTCGTCCCAAGACATTCTGGCCATGAAGCCGGACGGCGTGTTCCTGTCGAACGGCCCGGGTGATCCGGCCGCCACCGGCAAATATGCCGTGCCTGTGATCCAGGACGTCATCAAATCAGGCACGCCGACCTTCGGCATTTGCCTCGGTCATCAGATGCTCGGCCTCGCCGTCGGTGCGAAGACGAAGAAGATGCATCAGGGCCATCACGGCGCCAATCATCCCGTGAAGGACGAGACCACCGGCAAGGTCGAGATCACCTCGATGAACCACGGTTTTGCCGTGGACGAGAAGACGTTGCCGAAGGGCGCGACGCAGACCCACATCTCGCTGTTCGACGGATCCAATTGCGGCATCCAGCTCGACGGCAAGCCGGTGTTCTCGGTGCAGTATCACCCCGAGGCCTCGCCGGGCCCGCGCGACTCGCACTATCTGTTCCAGCGCTTTGCCGATCTGATGCGGCAGAAGAAGAGCGCGTAA
- a CDS encoding MarR family winged helix-turn-helix transcriptional regulator yields MSKTSQAAGLHRTSLTKLHDLDAALELMYYGWRGMTLEADDYLARQGLSRSHHRILYVVARQPDIAIGSLIEVLGISKQALNRPLNLLLERKLVTSQRSPEQHRSKLLRLTAAGQRIEQTASGHERKVMREAFDRVGAHGAAAWMAVMETIADNN; encoded by the coding sequence ATGTCGAAGACGTCTCAAGCCGCGGGGCTTCACCGCACCTCGTTAACGAAGCTGCACGATCTCGATGCGGCGCTGGAACTCATGTACTACGGCTGGCGTGGAATGACGCTCGAGGCCGACGACTATCTCGCCAGGCAGGGCCTGTCGCGCTCGCACCATCGCATCCTCTACGTGGTGGCGCGCCAGCCCGATATCGCGATCGGATCGTTGATCGAGGTTCTCGGCATTTCCAAGCAAGCGCTGAACCGGCCGCTCAACCTGTTGCTGGAGCGCAAGCTCGTGACGTCGCAGCGCTCGCCCGAGCAGCATCGCTCCAAGCTGTTGCGCCTGACGGCTGCAGGGCAGCGGATCGAGCAAACGGCATCGGGGCACGAGCGCAAGGTCATGCGCGAGGCGTTCGATCGCGTCGGGGCGCACGGCGCGGCGGCATGGATGGCCGTCATGGAGACGATCGCCGACAACAACTGA
- a CDS encoding nuclear transport factor 2 family protein, which yields MGAGKMDRAAAERFVAAWHANWCKVDIDAVVAHFAGDAQMRSPLASSLTGSPVVMGAENIRAYWREAYGHVESADLKILGWSWDEEITRLTVWWQLGDVRASEFMDFDDAGRVVRSEAFYGK from the coding sequence ATGGGCGCGGGCAAAATGGATCGGGCAGCTGCCGAGCGCTTCGTCGCGGCGTGGCATGCGAACTGGTGCAAGGTCGACATCGACGCGGTCGTCGCGCATTTTGCCGGGGATGCGCAGATGCGCAGTCCTTTGGCGTCGTCGCTGACCGGCTCGCCAGTCGTCATGGGCGCCGAGAACATCCGCGCCTACTGGCGCGAAGCCTATGGTCATGTCGAAAGCGCCGACCTGAAGATCCTGGGCTGGAGCTGGGACGAGGAAATCACGCGTCTGACGGTGTGGTGGCAACTCGGCGATGTCAGGGCCAGCGAATTCATGGATTTCGACGATGCGGGCCGGGTGGTGCGCAGTGAAGCCTTCTACGGAAAATGA
- a CDS encoding Dps family protein, with product MSKAPSKVSPDLDTPTDLQPQAANKVSEALNVLLADAFALYLKTKNFHWHISGRHFRDYHLLLDEQSDQIFATTDQLAERVRKIGGTTLKSIGQVAKLQTIKDNNEDYVPPREMLRELMQDNKHVASAMRKAHEVCDDAGDVASASILEVFIDETERRTWFLFEATRQEGGNEA from the coding sequence GTGAGCAAAGCCCCCAGCAAAGTCTCCCCCGACCTCGACACCCCCACCGATTTGCAGCCCCAGGCAGCCAACAAGGTCTCGGAGGCGCTGAACGTGCTTCTGGCCGACGCGTTCGCGCTGTACCTCAAGACCAAGAATTTCCACTGGCACATCAGCGGCCGGCATTTCCGCGACTATCACCTCCTGCTCGACGAGCAGTCCGACCAGATCTTCGCCACCACAGATCAACTCGCCGAGCGCGTCCGCAAGATCGGCGGCACCACGCTGAAGTCGATCGGCCAGGTCGCCAAGCTCCAGACCATCAAGGACAACAACGAGGACTACGTCCCGCCGCGCGAGATGCTGCGCGAACTGATGCAGGACAACAAGCACGTCGCGTCGGCGATGCGCAAAGCGCACGAGGTCTGCGACGATGCCGGCGACGTCGCCAGCGCCAGCATCCTCGAAGTCTTCATCGACGAGACCGAGCGCCGGACGTGGTTTCTGTTCGAGGCGACCCGCCAGGAAGGCGGCAACGAGGCGTAG
- a CDS encoding acyl-CoA synthetase: MLTEARTYDELYRSFRWDIPARFNIAEACCDRHADGTGRLALVYVDENGTTTRTSFDEVAEASRRFANVLKADGLTRGDRVAVFLSQSLELPIAHMAAFRSAMISIPLFALFGEDALEFRLSNSQAKAVVTDEGGWEKLAKIRDRLPDLKNVYVVGERAPAGTKSFWAAVKSVSPDFERVDTSADDPAVIIYTSGTTGNPKGALHAHRVVLGHMPNVEMCHNFLPRPGDLMWTPADWAWIGGLVNGLFAFWYHGIPLVGHRARKFDPQAAMQMMADLGVRNVFLPPTALKLMRQAGVKHASVKLRSIFTGGESLGGELLGWVRETFGVDAHEVFGQTECNLVIGSNSNLFPIRPGSMGKATPGFDVRIVNDKGEEQPRGQRGIIGVRQPCPVTMIEYWRNPEATAKKYAREFLLTGDLGVQDEDGYFWYVSREDDVITTAGYRVGPSEIEHTLMKHPSVAMAAVVGIPDPIRTESIKAWIVLRPGFVAGDTLAREIQEFVKVQLAAHEYPRFVAFAETLPMTATGKVLRRELRARG; this comes from the coding sequence ATGCTGACAGAAGCCAGGACCTACGACGAGCTCTATCGTAGCTTCCGCTGGGACATTCCGGCGCGCTTCAACATCGCGGAGGCGTGCTGCGACCGGCATGCCGACGGCACCGGCCGGCTTGCGCTCGTTTATGTCGACGAGAACGGCACGACCACCCGCACCTCCTTCGACGAGGTCGCCGAGGCGTCGCGCCGCTTCGCCAATGTGCTGAAGGCTGACGGGCTCACGCGCGGCGACCGCGTCGCGGTGTTCCTGTCGCAGTCGCTGGAATTGCCGATTGCGCACATGGCGGCGTTCCGTTCGGCGATGATCTCGATCCCGCTGTTCGCACTGTTCGGCGAGGACGCGCTGGAATTCCGCCTGTCGAATTCGCAGGCCAAGGCTGTCGTGACCGACGAGGGCGGCTGGGAGAAGCTCGCGAAGATTCGCGATCGGTTGCCGGATCTGAAGAACGTCTATGTCGTCGGCGAGCGCGCGCCGGCTGGTACAAAATCATTCTGGGCTGCTGTGAAGAGCGTTTCGCCCGACTTCGAGCGGGTCGACACCTCCGCCGACGATCCCGCTGTCATCATCTACACCTCGGGCACCACGGGCAATCCCAAGGGTGCGCTGCATGCGCACCGCGTCGTGCTCGGTCATATGCCGAACGTCGAGATGTGCCACAACTTCCTGCCGCGACCCGGTGATCTGATGTGGACGCCGGCGGACTGGGCCTGGATCGGCGGGCTCGTCAACGGCCTGTTCGCGTTCTGGTATCACGGCATTCCGCTGGTCGGTCACCGCGCGCGAAAATTCGACCCGCAGGCGGCGATGCAGATGATGGCCGATCTCGGCGTCCGCAACGTCTTCCTGCCGCCGACCGCGCTGAAGCTGATGCGACAGGCGGGCGTGAAGCACGCCAGCGTCAAGCTGCGCAGCATCTTTACCGGCGGTGAATCGCTCGGCGGCGAATTGCTCGGCTGGGTGCGCGAGACGTTTGGCGTCGATGCCCATGAAGTGTTCGGTCAGACCGAGTGCAATCTCGTGATCGGCAGCAACTCCAACCTGTTTCCGATCCGGCCCGGTTCGATGGGCAAGGCGACGCCGGGCTTCGACGTCCGCATCGTCAACGACAAGGGTGAGGAACAGCCGCGCGGCCAGCGCGGCATCATCGGTGTGCGCCAGCCATGCCCCGTCACCATGATCGAATACTGGCGCAACCCGGAGGCGACGGCGAAGAAATATGCCCGCGAATTCCTGCTGACCGGTGATCTCGGCGTGCAGGACGAGGACGGCTATTTCTGGTATGTCAGCCGCGAGGACGACGTCATCACGACCGCCGGTTATCGCGTCGGCCCGTCCGAGATCGAGCATACGCTGATGAAGCATCCGTCGGTGGCGATGGCCGCCGTAGTCGGCATTCCCGACCCGATCCGGACGGAATCGATCAAGGCCTGGATCGTGCTGCGCCCGGGTTTTGTTGCGGGAGATACGCTGGCGCGCGAAATCCAGGAGTTTGTGAAAGTGCAGCTCGCAGCCCACGAATATCCACGCTTCGTGGCGTTCGCCGAGACCTTGCCGATGACGGCGACGGGAAAGGTGCTGCGCCGCGAGCTGCGGGCGAGGGGTTAG
- a CDS encoding DUF2189 domain-containing protein, with protein sequence MSISGKVDPVVRPVATTDIAEALVEGLRDFQALPLYGLCFGALYAAGGITIMLCLTAFGVIYLVYPLAAGFALIGPFVAIGLYEVSRRRERGEPVSFGAIWSAIRSRSEIGWMAFVTLFVFVIWMYQVRLLIALLLGLHASFSSLQEFMTVVLTTNEGLLFLAIGNAVGAALSLILFSLTVVSFPLLLDREVDFVTAMVTSVRAVVTSPLPMIGWAAVIVMLLIVSALPYFLGLVVTLPVLGHATWHLYRRLVVPVP encoded by the coding sequence ATGTCCATCTCGGGCAAGGTCGATCCTGTGGTGCGTCCCGTTGCGACGACCGACATCGCCGAAGCGTTGGTCGAGGGCCTGCGCGATTTCCAGGCGCTTCCGCTTTACGGGCTCTGCTTCGGTGCGCTCTACGCCGCCGGCGGCATCACCATCATGCTCTGTCTCACCGCCTTTGGCGTGATCTATCTCGTCTATCCCTTGGCCGCAGGCTTCGCCCTGATCGGACCGTTCGTGGCGATCGGCCTCTATGAGGTGAGCCGTCGCCGCGAGCGCGGCGAGCCGGTGTCCTTTGGCGCAATCTGGTCGGCGATACGCTCTCGCAGCGAGATCGGCTGGATGGCGTTCGTCACGTTGTTCGTATTCGTGATCTGGATGTACCAGGTGCGGCTCTTGATCGCGCTGTTGCTCGGCCTGCACGCCTCGTTCTCGAGCCTGCAGGAATTCATGACGGTGGTGTTGACGACGAACGAGGGCCTGCTGTTCCTCGCGATCGGCAACGCGGTCGGTGCGGCGCTGTCGCTGATCCTGTTTTCGCTGACGGTGGTGTCGTTTCCGCTGCTGCTCGACCGCGAGGTCGATTTCGTCACGGCCATGGTGACGAGCGTGCGCGCAGTGGTGACGAGCCCGCTGCCGATGATCGGCTGGGCCGCCGTCATCGTGATGCTGCTGATCGTGTCGGCGCTGCCGTATTTCCTCGGTCTGGTGGTGACGCTGCCGGTGCTCGGGCACGCGACCTGGCATCTTTATCGGCGGCTGGTGGTGCCGGTGCCGTAG
- a CDS encoding alpha/beta fold hydrolase: MDQTIPVVLIPGLASSARIYAPVIPALWRFGPVMVANHIRDDSMSAITARVLCEAPPRFALAGHSMGGYIALEIMRQAPERVMKLALINTQARPDTPEATARRRGLMERAKRGELRAAREEMFPELVHPSRRDDSAIRQLVHAQGDDVGVDAYIRQQTAIIARVDSRPTLATIRCPTLVLTGDQDNTIPNAFSKEMAEGIAGAKLVVLANCGHLPQPEQPEATTRALVEWLGTPVVSGARTA, from the coding sequence ATGGACCAGACCATCCCCGTTGTGCTGATTCCGGGGCTGGCCTCTTCGGCCCGCATCTACGCCCCCGTAATTCCGGCGCTCTGGCGCTTCGGCCCGGTGATGGTTGCCAACCATATCCGCGACGACAGCATGAGCGCGATCACGGCCCGCGTCCTTTGCGAGGCGCCGCCGCGTTTCGCGCTCGCGGGTCATTCCATGGGCGGGTACATCGCGCTGGAGATCATGCGCCAGGCCCCCGAGCGGGTGATGAAGCTTGCTTTGATCAACACCCAGGCCCGGCCCGATACGCCCGAAGCCACCGCCCGTCGCCGCGGGCTGATGGAGCGCGCCAAGCGCGGCGAGCTGCGCGCGGCACGCGAGGAGATGTTTCCCGAACTGGTGCATCCGTCGCGCCGGGATGATTCCGCCATTCGCCAACTCGTTCACGCGCAGGGCGATGACGTCGGCGTGGACGCGTATATCCGCCAACAGACCGCGATCATCGCGCGGGTGGATTCACGGCCGACATTGGCGACGATCAGATGCCCGACGCTGGTGCTGACGGGCGATCAGGACAACACCATTCCCAACGCCTTCTCGAAGGAGATGGCGGAGGGGATCGCAGGCGCGAAGCTGGTCGTGCTGGCCAATTGCGGGCACCTGCCGCAGCCGGAGCAACCCGAGGCGACAACACGGGCGCTGGTCGAATGGCTCGGAACTCCGGTTGTATCAGGGGCTCGAACGGCCTAG
- a CDS encoding cupin domain-containing protein: protein MSVVRDYAEPLAIVFEDDGLVPNNVLPFLVYQGAVTLDPKQPEETIENLFETNNWGGTWRNGVYDYLHYHATVHEVLGVARGRARVRFGGDHGQELEIKAGDVAILPAGTGHQCITSSDDFCVIGAYPPGARMEITRATPENHARALKTIPNVARPPADPVTGKHGALMRLWRS from the coding sequence ATGTCCGTCGTCCGCGACTATGCCGAGCCACTCGCCATCGTGTTCGAGGACGACGGGCTCGTGCCGAACAACGTTCTGCCGTTTCTGGTCTACCAGGGCGCGGTGACGCTCGATCCGAAGCAGCCGGAAGAGACGATCGAAAACCTGTTCGAGACGAACAATTGGGGCGGTACGTGGCGCAACGGCGTTTACGACTATCTGCATTACCACGCGACCGTGCATGAGGTGCTTGGCGTCGCGCGCGGTCGTGCCCGCGTTCGCTTCGGCGGCGATCACGGTCAGGAGCTTGAGATCAAGGCCGGCGATGTCGCCATCCTGCCGGCCGGTACGGGACATCAGTGCATCACATCGAGCGATGATTTCTGCGTGATCGGCGCCTACCCGCCGGGCGCGAGGATGGAGATCACGCGGGCAACGCCGGAGAACCACGCCAGGGCGCTGAAGACGATTCCGAACGTTGCGCGGCCGCCGGCTGATCCGGTGACCGGCAAGCATGGCGCATTGATGCGGTTGTGGCGGAGTTAG
- a CDS encoding ATP-binding protein, protein MSLRTRLLILVIAAMLVPASLVGLRFMQNRTSEINAALANLAASADDIAADLDEKIQGTAQLHYGLARARDLDTRDKAACSAFLSDVREEYPQFTGILTIDPDGSLFCDSLRTNRTLDLNDRAYFKQAKVSQGIVAVEPVFGRLTGTSVLQIAYPVRSDAGALKFILLASFNLNKFAEFHDKRLLAQKEILLLDGKGTILVAPKTGGWSDPVGASIAGSELFRFAASPNGESSREVTDREGRTQVWAVARSPSIRKAGLYIMVGRSKDGLVAAANRRLYEDMAILAVASLLLLAGVWILATVSVGRQVGRLAAMAKRLGLGDLSARIPPPHPRGELGGLMVLLNGTAESLEQQREAIADLSHKLSQSQKMEAMGQLTGGVAHDFNNLLTVILGNSEHLADRLAGNKELQGIAGDIATAAERGSDLTRSLLAFARKQPLRPREIDIAEKVVGMEQLLRRSLGEHIECSFAFGADLWLTSVDPGQLATALLNLVLNARDAMPDGGKLTVEVRNISLSQSDLDVNGEPQPGDYVMVAVTDTGCGMAADVASRAFEPFFTTKEVGKGTGLGLSMVYGFAQQSGGLVQLQSEAGKGSVFKLFFPRIAAVPTEDPAPAEPVVAPDGSGTILVVEDDDMVRAYVESELRALGYRVIATSNGPAALDVLRKSGEIQLLFTDVVMPGGMFGPELARQATALRPDLKVLLTSGYSQNPVKTPDGVDARILTKPFKRQDLAAMLRSALSAPLR, encoded by the coding sequence ATGAGCCTGCGTACCCGGTTACTGATCCTCGTGATCGCGGCCATGCTGGTGCCGGCGAGCCTCGTCGGCTTGCGGTTCATGCAAAACCGCACCAGCGAGATCAACGCGGCCCTGGCCAACCTGGCTGCATCGGCCGACGACATTGCCGCCGATCTCGACGAGAAGATTCAAGGCACCGCGCAGCTTCACTACGGCCTCGCCCGCGCCCGCGACCTCGACACGCGCGACAAGGCGGCATGTTCGGCGTTTCTCTCGGACGTGCGCGAGGAGTATCCGCAGTTCACGGGCATCCTGACCATCGATCCCGATGGCAGCCTGTTCTGCGACTCGCTGCGGACCAACCGAACGCTCGATCTGAACGATCGCGCCTATTTCAAGCAGGCGAAAGTCTCGCAAGGTATCGTCGCGGTCGAGCCGGTGTTCGGCCGCCTGACCGGAACATCAGTGCTCCAGATCGCCTATCCCGTGCGCTCGGATGCCGGCGCGCTCAAGTTCATCCTGCTCGCCTCGTTCAACCTGAACAAATTCGCCGAATTTCACGACAAGCGTTTGCTCGCTCAGAAGGAGATCCTGCTGCTCGACGGCAAGGGAACCATCCTCGTCGCCCCCAAGACGGGTGGCTGGAGCGATCCGGTCGGCGCGTCGATCGCGGGATCCGAACTGTTCCGCTTCGCAGCATCGCCCAATGGCGAATCGTCGCGCGAGGTGACGGATCGCGAGGGCCGCACCCAGGTCTGGGCCGTCGCCCGCTCGCCGTCGATCCGCAAGGCCGGCCTCTATATCATGGTCGGACGGTCCAAGGACGGACTGGTGGCGGCCGCGAACCGCCGGCTCTACGAGGACATGGCAATCCTCGCGGTGGCCTCGTTGCTGCTGCTCGCCGGCGTCTGGATCCTGGCGACCGTGAGCGTCGGGCGCCAGGTCGGACGGCTCGCCGCGATGGCGAAGCGGCTCGGGCTCGGCGATCTCAGCGCACGCATTCCGCCGCCGCATCCGCGCGGCGAGCTCGGCGGATTGATGGTGCTGCTCAACGGCACCGCTGAATCGCTGGAGCAACAGCGCGAGGCCATCGCCGACCTCAGCCACAAGCTCAGCCAGTCGCAGAAAATGGAAGCCATGGGCCAGCTCACCGGCGGCGTGGCGCACGACTTCAACAACCTGCTGACCGTCATTCTCGGCAACTCCGAGCATCTCGCCGACAGGCTGGCGGGCAACAAGGAATTGCAGGGAATCGCCGGCGACATCGCGACCGCCGCCGAGCGCGGCTCCGACCTGACACGCAGCCTGCTCGCCTTCGCGCGCAAACAACCCTTGAGGCCGCGCGAGATCGACATTGCCGAAAAGGTCGTCGGCATGGAGCAATTGTTGCGCCGGTCGCTCGGTGAGCACATCGAGTGCAGCTTCGCCTTCGGAGCGGATCTGTGGTTGACCAGCGTCGATCCCGGCCAGCTTGCAACCGCCCTGCTCAACCTCGTGCTCAACGCGCGCGACGCGATGCCTGACGGCGGCAAATTGACGGTCGAGGTGCGCAATATTTCGCTGAGCCAATCCGACCTCGACGTCAATGGCGAGCCGCAGCCCGGTGACTACGTCATGGTGGCCGTGACCGATACCGGCTGCGGCATGGCAGCGGACGTCGCCAGCCGCGCATTCGAGCCGTTTTTCACCACCAAGGAGGTCGGCAAGGGTACGGGCCTCGGGCTGAGCATGGTCTACGGTTTCGCGCAGCAATCCGGCGGTCTGGTGCAGCTGCAATCCGAAGCGGGGAAAGGCAGCGTGTTCAAGCTGTTCTTCCCGCGCATCGCGGCAGTGCCGACCGAGGACCCCGCTCCCGCGGAGCCCGTGGTCGCTCCAGACGGAAGCGGGACCATTCTCGTCGTCGAGGACGACGACATGGTGCGCGCCTATGTCGAGAGCGAGCTGCGGGCTCTCGGCTACCGCGTCATCGCGACGTCGAACGGGCCCGCGGCGCTGGACGTCCTGCGCAAGTCCGGGGAGATCCAGCTCCTGTTCACCGACGTCGTGATGCCCGGCGGCATGTTCGGACCGGAACTTGCGCGGCAAGCAACCGCCCTGCGGCCCGATCTCAAGGTGCTCCTCACCTCCGGCTACAGCCAAAATCCGGTCAAGACGCCCGACGGTGTCGACGCCCGCATTCTGACAAAGCCGTTCAAGCGACAGGACCTTGCCGCGATGCTGCGGTCGGCACTGTCGGCACCATTGCGCTAG
- a CDS encoding epoxide hydrolase family protein produces the protein MTGAIKPFRIAIGDDILADLKSRLARTRWPEAELVDDWSQGTPLKWIQEISAYWADGYDWRAREAKLNRFDQFTTEIDGLDIHFLHVRSEEANALPLIITHGWPGSIVEFQKVIAPLTDPAAHGGNPADAFHVICPSLPGFGFSAKPKTTGWGVDRIAATWVKLMDRLGYARYGAQGGDSGSAVTTSLGAQDPAHCAGIHITLAFNAAPKVEGEPTPEEKRALAGLKHYVDLDSGYSKQQSTRPQTLGYGLTDSPSGQAAWILEKFWAWTDCNGHPENIFSKDELLDNVMLYWTTETATSSARLYWESFGKRRATPKVTVPTGVAVFPKEIITPVRRWMEPNFLDITHWSEMEKGGHFAAFEQPELFVRDVRKFFATVR, from the coding sequence ATGACCGGCGCCATCAAACCGTTCCGCATCGCCATCGGCGACGACATCCTCGCCGACCTCAAATCACGCCTCGCACGTACGCGCTGGCCGGAGGCGGAGCTGGTCGACGACTGGAGCCAGGGCACGCCGCTGAAATGGATCCAGGAAATCAGCGCCTATTGGGCCGACGGTTACGACTGGCGCGCGCGTGAGGCAAAGCTCAACCGCTTCGATCAGTTCACCACCGAGATCGACGGGCTCGACATCCACTTCCTGCATGTCCGTTCGGAAGAAGCAAACGCGCTGCCGCTGATCATCACCCATGGCTGGCCCGGCTCGATCGTCGAATTCCAGAAGGTGATTGCGCCGCTCACCGATCCTGCCGCGCACGGCGGCAATCCCGCGGATGCCTTCCACGTCATCTGTCCCTCGTTGCCGGGCTTCGGCTTCTCGGCGAAGCCCAAGACCACCGGCTGGGGCGTCGACCGCATCGCTGCGACCTGGGTAAAGCTGATGGACCGGCTGGGCTACGCGCGTTACGGCGCACAAGGCGGCGACTCGGGCTCGGCGGTGACGACCTCGCTCGGCGCGCAGGACCCCGCACATTGCGCCGGCATTCACATCACCCTCGCCTTCAACGCCGCGCCGAAGGTCGAGGGCGAGCCGACGCCGGAAGAGAAGCGCGCGCTCGCCGGCCTCAAGCACTATGTCGATCTCGACTCCGGCTATTCAAAACAGCAATCGACGCGGCCGCAGACGCTCGGCTATGGGCTCACGGACTCGCCGAGCGGGCAGGCCGCCTGGATCCTGGAAAAGTTCTGGGCCTGGACCGATTGCAACGGCCACCCCGAAAACATCTTTAGCAAGGACGAACTGCTCGATAACGTCATGCTCTACTGGACGACGGAGACCGCGACATCTTCCGCGCGGCTCTATTGGGAAAGTTTTGGCAAGCGGCGGGCGACACCCAAGGTGACGGTGCCCACCGGCGTCGCGGTGTTTCCCAAGGAGATCATCACGCCAGTGCGGCGCTGGATGGAGCCGAATTTCCTGGACATCACCCATTGGAGCGAGATGGAGAAGGGCGGACACTTCGCTGCCTTCGAGCAGCCCGAGCTGTTCGTACGCGATGTCAGGAAATTCTTCGCGACGGTGCGTTGA
- a CDS encoding GatB/YqeY domain-containing protein — protein MLRDDINNAVKEAMKAKEERKLSTLRMVNSTIKNADIDARGQGKPPLTDADLLAVLQKMIKQRQESVELYDKGGRAELAAQEREEIAVISAYLPKQMSDDEVKTAIAGAITETGAAGMKDMGKVIAVLRAKYAGQMDFGKASGLVKAALSG, from the coding sequence ATGCTGCGCGACGACATCAACAATGCGGTCAAGGAGGCCATGAAGGCCAAGGAGGAGCGGAAGCTCTCCACGCTGCGCATGGTGAATTCGACCATCAAGAATGCCGACATCGACGCGCGCGGCCAGGGCAAGCCGCCGCTGACGGACGCCGACCTTCTCGCCGTGTTGCAGAAGATGATCAAGCAGCGCCAGGAGTCGGTCGAGCTCTACGACAAGGGCGGCCGCGCCGAGCTCGCAGCCCAAGAGCGCGAGGAGATCGCGGTGATCTCGGCCTACTTGCCGAAGCAGATGTCCGACGACGAGGTGAAGACGGCGATCGCGGGCGCAATCACCGAGACCGGTGCCGCAGGCATGAAGGACATGGGCAAGGTAATCGCGGTGTTGCGTGCGAAGTACGCGGGACAGATGGACTTCGGCAAGGCGTCCGGTCTCGTGAAGGCCGCGCTGTCGGGCTAG